DNA from Equus asinus isolate D_3611 breed Donkey chromosome 22, EquAss-T2T_v2, whole genome shotgun sequence:
gctgaggaagattagccctgagctaacacctgtgccaaccatcctctattttttatgtgggacgcggACACAACATGGCTGAGGAATggtgtaagtccacgcccagaaccgaacccacaaacccagatgctgaagtggagcacgcgaacttagcTGCTAGGCCACGGGGCAGCCCAAGTCCTCTGGTTTTTGAGACACCATTATGTGGGCCTGTGTTGGTTGGCCTCTGGTCATTCCTCCTTCTTTGCTGTTTCCATCCCTGCTGCCTTATTCCAGACcagtctcttctctccttccaggaAGTCATCAGCTCTCAAGTGGTGAGCCGGTCATCCCCTCGAAAGCCCTGTCTCCAGCCTGAGCTTCAGGTCCGCGTTTCCTACCACCGAACTCTTCCTTCTGTGTTGCCTCATTCAAAGCTCAGCAACCACCCAGCTTTTCACTTCCTCCAAACGTTTTCTCAGCAGTATCATCATTCTCTTTGGGCAGAAGTTCAGAGTCATCCTGCCAGGTTCTATGACAGCAGGATATGACTGTCTTGTTCACTACCTGGGGTCTCGGGCAGTGCTTGGTACACACAGTAAGTTTTCAGTCAAACTAGTTTCCTGAAAGACAGAGTACTCCCTCATCCACCTCTCCCCCAGCACTGCAAAGCCCCTGTGTCAAGCCCACGCCCACCAGAAACTGCACTATATTTATCTGATaaagatggttttttttttaaagccaaaacAAATCCCTGAAGATAATAATGTTAGCAATTAAATCACTTGAGTGACCACTATGTTTAAGGAagattccttccttttttctttttaagattggccctgaccagaagcaatcttttttctttcttcttctcccgaaagccccccagtacatagttgtatattctagttgtaggttcctcTGACTGTACcgtgtgggacgcagcctcagcgtggcctcatgagccgtgccacgtccgcgcccaggatctgaaccagcgaaaccctgggccgcccaagcggagcgcGGGAatttaaccacccggccacggggcggccTTAGGGAGCCTCCTTTCTAGTAGGCTAGGGAGTGGGAGAACGGGAAGATACAACTTTATAAAAAAGGACAAGAAACTGATCTCTTCCGAGCAAATAAGAACGTGTTCTTTGCAATGATTGTGCTGTTTGGGTTGAGTCAACTCAATTGTCACGTCCTCGTTCATTTTTGAGATCGCCACGCCTATGTGCCAAAAGGGGGAAGTAGGCGAGTGcctaatacataaatacatatttttaatggcACTCAATGCCTATGTTATATACACAAACGAACCCAAACACTCTGAAAGCGTACAGCGAAAAGTGGCGGctcttctccccccacccccccgccactTCTAACGGTAACCGCCAGAAGACTTCTGTTCCTCCATCTGGAACATCTGTAGGCATGCGTTGTACTATTTTTAATcatactatttaaaaaacaagtgttgAAATAGCTCATTTTGCGTACAACTCCGACGGCTGGCGGTGCGGGCTTCACAGATCGCACAGCTgtgaattttgctttctttttccgcGGCGGCTGAGACGCGCGCTCGCCCGCAGTTCCCACCGCGGTCGGGAGGCGCAGGAACAAGAAGGGCAAACACAGCGCAGCCAGCGAGGAAGGCCCGGCCCCCGGGCGGAGGAGGGGCGGTGCGCGGAGGGGGGATACGGGGGGCAGTGCGTGGAGGGGGAGATACGGGCGGCGGTGCGTGGAGGGGGGCTGCGAGGGGCAGTGCGTGGAGGGGGAGATACGGGGGGCGGTGCGTGGAGGGGGGCTGCGAGGGGCGGTGCGCGGAGGGGGGATGCGGGGGGCGGTGCGCGGAGGGGCGGTGCGCGGAGGGGGGATGCGAGGGGAGATGCGCGGACGGGGGATGCGGAGGGGCGGGATGCGAGGGGCGGTACGTGGACGGGGGATGCGGAGGGGCGGTGCGCGGCCGGGGGATGAGGGCgggccctgggcccctccccgaaacctccccggcccggcccgccccgcgcccccaTTGGCCGAGGCGGCTTCCGGCGCGCtcccgggcggggcggggcgggcgcgcgCAGGGCGGAGGCGGCGCACCGGGCGGAGGGCGGGCGCGCGGCCGGCGGAGCGGAGGCGGGGGGCGCGCGCCGCCGAGCCCGGGGCCGCCGAGCGCCCGTGAGCGGGCCGCGTGCGCCGCGGGACCTCCTGCGGGACGAGCGAGCGGCCGGCGGGCCGGGGCGATGGCGGCCGAGGCCCCGCGCGCCGGGGGCCCGCGCGCGCCGTGAGGACGCCCGGCCCGGTGAGGACGCGCGGCCCGTTGGGCCCGCGCCTTTGTGCGGCGCGTGGCGGGGCGCGGGCACGTGGGAGGGTCCGTCCGAAGGAGGCGGTGCCGtcgcgggggcggggcctcgggccCGGCGGGGGGCTccgggccgggggcgcggggcgggggtccGGGGCGCGGGCGTCCCGCGGGCCCCCGGCGTGACAGGTGCCTGTGGGTGCCCGCGTGGGCGCGCGGGCGGGGCGGGTCCGCGCGGTTGACTCAGCGCTTCCCCGGGCCGGTCAAGTTCGGACACGTTCCGCGGGCGCGGCCGGAGCTAAGCCCCGGCTTGTCTCCAGCGGGGCCATTTAAACGGCGCCCGCTCAGCTGGCCGCGCTGGCCGCCCGAGATAGGTCCCCGCGCTCCGGGGTAGAGCCCTGACCCCGTACCGGCCAGGTAAGGACCCGCCTGCAGGTGGCTTTGGGTGTCATCGAGGCTGTGTCTCCTCGCTGTGTGGTTTGGTCTTTTGACAGATGCTTGATCATTTCGAGTTTTTATCGTGtggtttttttcctgctcttaGGCAGATGTGCAATACCAacatgtctgtgtccactgaTGGTGCAGTAAGCACCGCGCAGATCCCAGCTGCGGAGCAGGAGACCCTGGTTGGTATTTCTGTCTCAAGCGTAACGTTTACGGATAATTTATTTGATGAGCCGATCAACTAAATTCCATAGACCCCAACTCTAGCATGACTCTCAGTGACGTTGTATGTACTAAATTCTGCCACTCTGTGTGGAGTAAAAGTTGACTGTGACAATCAGTGTTTACTTTCTTAGAGCTTTCCCGCACTGGATTTGAAAGTAAGTTCATTACATTCTTACGGTGGATGCTGAAGTTGTGTTTATTATATGActaatttgtgtttctgttttgacCTGTcagtatttaactttttaaatagtttctaaAAGTCGCAAAAGTAATTCatgcttgtaaatattttagacgTTACAGAAATGTGTAAAGTAAAAGCTGAAAATTCCAGGCTTCTTTTTCCACCATGTTTCCTTTTAGATCTCGCTGTGTACATGCCACATATATGCGCATGTGACCTTTAGTCTGTGTCATCTGTCCTGCTAAAATAGGATTAAAGTAGAGGTGATCAGCAAATAGCATCTATGTCAATATAAAATCAGAATTCTTTTTGATGGCTTCATAGTACTTCATAGCCTTGGTCTACCATTTTTTAAGTTTATGCCTTTactgataaatttttttaattgcctttaGTTTTTGAGTCTTACAAATACGGCTCTTTTGTGCATGCGTTCTAACACAAGTGTTAAGTGAGCATTtctgtaagaaatattttatacaagTGAAACTCCTGGGTCCTAAACTATACACATATTTGATTGCTGCTGCTATCTTGCTCACCAAGAGATTGTACTAACATTgaatcttctgttttttaaattggcaTTTTTTTGGTAAAAGGTACTCTGTCGTTGttaaaatttgtatttccctaatctctggtgaggttgagcatcttgtTTGTTAAATCATTTGTTCTGGGGTTTGCCTGGTCTTTTCTGTCCACTTTTCTGTTGGTTTTAGTGTATTTTTCTGAATAATTTGTAGTAATCTCTGCATTTCTAGCGTATTTAACTTTTATCATTTACACATATTGGGTTTAACTTTCATCatgttgtctttttcctgttgagAATGTTCTTTTGAAGTCAAATTTGTTGGCTTTTGAATTTTGTAGCATGAAGATCGTGCTTTGGAAGAACTCTCCCATCACAAGATTATGCACACATGTTACTATATTCTCttctagtttaaaaaatttttacatcTAGATCTTTGTTCATCTgcaatttctctttttgttctt
Protein-coding regions in this window:
- the LOC139041545 gene encoding uncharacterized protein DKFZp434B061-like, producing MIKHLSKDQTTQRGDTASMTPKATCRRVLTWPSTARTRPARAPTRAPTGTCHAGGPRDARAPDPRPAPPARSPPPGPRPRPRDGTASFGRTLPRARAPPRAAQRRGPNGPRVLTGPGVLTARAGPRRAGPRPPSPRPAGRSLVPQEVPRRTRPAHGRSAAPGSAARAPRLRSAGRAPALRPVRRLRPARARPAPPGSAPEAASANGGAGRAGPGRFRGGAQGPPSSPGRAPPLRIPRPRTAPRIPPLRIPRPRISPRIPPPRTAPPRTAPRIPPPRTAPRSPPPRTAPRISPSTHCPSQPPSTHRRPYLPLHALPPVSPLRAPPLLRPGAGPSSLAALCLPFLFLRLPTAVGTAGERASQPPRKKKAKFTAVRSVKPAPPAVGVALAYFPLLAHRRGDLKNERGRDN